The Spirochaetae bacterium HGW-Spirochaetae-1 genome includes a region encoding these proteins:
- a CDS encoding DNA-binding response regulator yields MDDRLYTVFIAEDMVPARELLVSYILERPELKLEGMARDGREALEKLSAHTYDLLFLDVEMPFFNGIEVYEKLEPSPLVIFTTSFNEFAVRAFDLCAVDYLLKPFTQARFDTAVDKAIAQILNADTPTRLKDKVFTFKDKNKYRVLPFEDIVYVSSHKRKTIIHTEEKCFELNCFLSDVMEKLPGNIFIRVHKQHAINMNKIREFEHILGSQYRIYLNDEDETILPIGQSFVSDIKKIISF; encoded by the coding sequence ATGGATGATAGACTGTATACTGTTTTTATCGCGGAGGATATGGTTCCGGCAAGGGAATTACTGGTGAGCTATATACTGGAAAGACCGGAACTAAAACTGGAAGGTATGGCCAGGGACGGCAGAGAAGCGCTTGAAAAGCTCTCTGCCCATACATATGATCTGCTTTTCCTTGACGTTGAGATGCCATTTTTTAACGGTATTGAAGTTTATGAAAAACTTGAGCCCTCCCCCCTGGTTATCTTTACGACATCCTTTAATGAGTTCGCCGTAAGGGCATTTGATCTCTGCGCCGTAGACTATCTTCTTAAGCCCTTCACTCAGGCACGGTTCGATACTGCCGTGGACAAAGCCATAGCACAGATACTCAATGCCGATACCCCGACAAGGCTTAAAGATAAAGTCTTTACTTTTAAAGACAAAAACAAATACAGGGTACTCCCCTTTGAAGACATTGTATATGTATCATCCCATAAAAGAAAAACAATAATTCATACTGAAGAAAAATGTTTTGAGCTCAATTGCTTTCTCAGTGACGTCATGGAAAAACTGCCCGGGAATATATTCATAAGGGTCCACAAACAACACGCCATCAATATGAATAAAATTCGGGAATTTGAACACATCCTGGGAAGTCAATACCGGATTTATCTAAATGACGAAGATGAGACAATTCTTCCCATAGGGCAGTCCTTCGTATCAGATATCAAGAAAATAATTTCTTTCTAA